AAATCAACAAATTGCCCCGATTGCTTCCACAAATAAATATTTACAAATGTATTTGATAATGCGATGGATAATGAGTAAAGGCCTCCTACTGACAGAAGCAGCAGCAGATCTTGATTGATTTCCACGTCCCCTACCATTTTTTTTAGTCTGCTCATCAATGACTCCCCTTTACTGTAGTCATTAGTTTGTCTAATCGATTTGCAGATATGTAAAAAAAGCAGAAAAAAACAAGGATCGAAAGAATCGATCCTTGTTCTCATATACGTGATTATTTTGCTGCTGTGTAAAGATCGTTTACTGCAGACCAGTTTACAACATTCCAAAATGCGGCGATATAATCAGGACGCTTGTTTTGGTATTTTAGGTAGTATGCATGCTCCCATACGTCTAAACCAAGAATTGGCGTTTTGCCTTCTGATAAAGGAGAGTCTTGATTTGGTGTGCTTGTAATTTCCAATTTGCCGTTGTTAAGGACTAACCATGCCCAGCCAGAACCAAAACGTCCTGCCGCAGCTGCTGCGAAGTCTTCTTTGAATTTATCAAAGCTGCCAAATTCAGCTGAAATCGCATCAGCAAGTTCGCCGGTTGGAGTACCGCCGCCATCTGGAGAAAGTGTTTTCCAGAAGAACGAATGGTTGGCATGACCGCCTCCGTTATTGCGCACAGCAGTACGAATATCTTCAGGTACAGCATCAAGATTTGCAACAAGATCTTCTACTGATTTGCTTTCCAAATCTGACTTTCCTGCGACTGCGTCATTTAATTTTGTTACGTATGTGTTGTGATGCTTCGTATGGTGAATGTTCATCGTTTCTTTGTCGATGTGAGGTTCCAATGCATCATAAGCATAAGGTAGTTCTGGTAATTCAAATGCCATTAATAATTCCTCCCTAAATTTGTTATGTAATCGGGCCTGAAAGCAAGCCTTTTCAATTTTCAGAGTACCAAAAATATAAGCCTGTTTCAATACAAATGCTCATGTCTGTATCGGTGTGACCCGAGTCTATAATACAATTTCCGATCCTCCGCAGTTTTAAACATGTGATCACGATTTGCTTATGCGTAAGTTTCTTGTGTTCACATTCGGCTTACTGTTACAATGAAGAGCGGGTATTATGATTATATAATTGGACGTGATGAGGATTTTTAGACAATTTTTTAAAAGTATTTACTCCCCGCAGGCGATTGCCCGGACTCGTTTTCAAAAAATAGGCATCGCCATTTTGTATGTGTTTCTTTTGTCGTTTCTAGCAGCGCTGCCATCTGCATTCAATATGGGAACGACGATCTACCAGGCATCTTATGATTTCAAAGATATTCTTGAAAGGGATATACCTGATTTCAGTATCAAAGATGGCCAATTATCAACTGCGGAAAAAGCCCCTGTAGAAGGGCAGGCCGGACAGTTTATGGTCGTTCTGGATCCTGCAAGCGCATATGATACGGAACAAATTGAAGCGAAACAAAACGCCGCTGCGTTTTTAAAAGATAAGTTCGTCATTGCAACAGACGGGCAGGCGATGGAATTTGAATATACTATGTTCCCTTCTGATATTTCCAAAAATGAAATTTTAGACCTGTCTGGTCAATTACAATCTTTCTTTGTTCCTGTACTAATTGTACTTATCTTCTTTTTTTCTGCCGCAAGCAAATTTATCGAAGTATCACTTTTGGCTGTACTGGGGATCTTGATCAAAAATATGCAAGGAAAAAGCAGCATGCTGCCCTATAAACAGCTTTGGACCATGGCTGCATACTCTGCCACCTTGGCAACCGTCTTTTTTGCTATCATGACAGCTTTACATACTGAAGTTCCAAGTCCAATGCTGCTAAATTGGTTTGTGCATTTCATGATTCTATTTCTCGCAGTTAAAGAAATTCCTACAAAAAGAACATAACGATTCTTGCCGCCAATATAATTTGGCGGTTTTTTCATTTATAAAACAAATGGGATTGTGGATAACTTGGCGGTTGTGTCCGCCCTCAGCGCTTAGCTCTTGTGAGAAATAACCTCATGCATCTAAAAGTAAAAAGCACTTTTTGAGTCAAGTGAACTCAAGGCGCTTGCGCTTTTGTTCTATCCTCTTTAGGACAAGCATATAATGATAAAAACTGTCGGGAGGAAACTAGGTTGAAACGGTTCATTATTGTTGTTTCTTTAGTATTTCTTTCCTTTATTGTGTACTATGATTTAAGCTGGGGAACTAATCCCATTCCGCAAGAGAAGCAGCAAGAGGAGCCTAAAATTCAGCCGGTTTCTTCCCAAGCTGAAGAAGGGAGTGTTTTCCAAGCCCATACGGTTAAAAAGGGAGAAACGGTTTTTTCCATCGTTGATCAAAAAAGCGGCGGCTCTCCTCCTATATCAGCTGAGCAAATTGTCGAGGATTTCGAACGTTTAAATCCCGAAACGAAAGCAAACCTCATTCAGTCGGGGAAAGTTTATAAATTCCCTGTATACAATAAATCTTCTTAATTCCTTGTCAGCTTGACTGACGGACTGATACAATATGACATGTAACTAAAACGACAAAGGCAGCATGAAGATGCTAAACAAACGTTAAGGAGCGGTTGAAAGTGAGTGAAATCACACATCGTACAAAAACTCGCCCAGTCAAAGTAGGTCCTTTAACAATAGGCGGAAGTAATGAATTATTTATACAAAGCATGACAACAACAAAAACTCATGACGTGGAAGCGACAGTAGCTGAAATCAATCGGCTGGCGGAAGCGGGATGCCAAATTGTTCGTGTAGCCTGTCCGGATGAAAGAGCTGCCGACGCAATTGCGGAAATAAAAAAACGAATTACGATACCTTTGGTTGTAGATATACATTTTGACTATAAATTAGCATTGAAAGCAATTGAAGGCGGAGCCGATAAAATTAGGATAAACCCTGGAAATATCGGGCGCCGTGAAAAAGTGGAGGCTGTTGTGAAAGCAGCCAAAGAAAAAGGCATACCGATTCGAATCGGTGTAAACGCGGGTTCGTTGGAAAAACGAATTCTTGATAAATACGGATACCCGACAGCAGATGGCATGGTCGAAAGTGCGCTTCATCATATAAAAATTCTTGAAGACCTTGACTTTCACGATATCATTGTCAGTATGAAGGCATCAGACGTTCAGCTTGCAATTGAAGCTTATAGAAAAGCTTCTGAAGCCTTTGACTACCCTCTTCATCTCGGAATTACCGAATCCGGAACATTATTTGCCGGTACTGTGAAAAGCTCTGCGGGGCTTGGAGCGATTTTAAGCCTTGGAATCGGAAATACATTGCGCATTTCCTTAAGCGCTGACCCGGTTGAAGAGGTTAAAGTTGCAAGAGAGTTGTTAAAATCGTTTGGCCTTGCCTCTAATGCGGCAACATTGATTTCCTGTCCAACGTGCGGGCGAATTGAAATTGACTTAATTAGCATTGCAAATGAAGTCGAAGAATATATTTCAAAAATAAAAGCTCCGATTAAGGTTGCTGTTCTCGGCTGTGCTGTAAATGGTCCTGGCGAAGCACGTGAAGCCGATATCGGCATTGCCGGTGCCCGAGGTGAAGGCCTTCTGTTCCGCAAAGGAAAAACAGTAAGAAAAGTTCCTGAAGAAACAATGGTCGAGGAATTAAAAAAAGAAATCGATAAGCTTGCCGAAGAGCATTATGCGAAAGAAGCAGCTGAAAAAGAAAAAATTAAAGCCTAAATAAAAAAGCTTGGCGGGAATTCCGCCAAGCTTTTTTGTACCTAGAAAAATGGGGTGATAAATATTCCAATGAGCAAAGAAACAACACCGATTCCAATTGCCCAAGCCCCTAATGCTCCTGCTCCTCTTCTTCTTGCAATAAAGCCGACGATAATACCGACAATCCCTAATAGAACAGGGAATATAAACAAGGAAATGATCGATATTGCCAAAGCAGCATAACCGATCCATCCGGCATTATCTCTGTTTGCGTCCTCGACATCGTTACGCCTGTCTGAATCATTTTTTGCTCGATATGGTTCTGTGAGCTCTGCAGCCGTTTCTTCGTCAAAATTACGTCTATTGACATCCGGCTCATCCCGGTTTTCAAATCGATTGTGATTTTTTTCTTGATCCATTGTCAGCCCTCACTTTCATGATAAAGGAGCATTTATAGTTTAATCAGTTTTGTATTGGTTTATGTATTTCAAAACAAAAAAGCGGTTTAAACTACCCGCTTATTTATTGACTGTATTCTCCACTTTGCTGCTCACTTTCAGCGGAAAACGAAACCCCAATTGATTGCAGTGAGGCTTTCGCTTGATTTAAAGAGGTTTCTGCTTGTTCTTGCCATTTGATAATTACTTTAATAAAGGGTTTATACTCGGGAATTGCATTTTCCTCCATCGTTTTTAACCCTTCACGTACTTTTTTATCTTGGCTTTCAGCATTTAAGATACAAGCCGTCATAGTCTCTACAATCGAATTCTGTTTCTCGCCGTTTTTTAGCCTTTGGGCAGACCCTGCAGCCGTCACACGATGATAAGAAGCTGGAACCAGATGACTGTGCATTTCTCGATTTCCTTTTAAATCTTTTGTTTTTGGGATATGGAAAAGCTCACTGCTCATTGCACACACCATTTCTTCAGCATATAAGCTTTGACGCAGCAAATATAAAACATGGTCCCATTTATTTACTCGAATTGGATAATATGGACACATAAAAATCATCCCCTTTTTAAAAGAACTCTCATGCTAAATAGGTATGATTAAGTAACCGAAGTATGATTTATCCAAGGGAATTTACGAAAATAAAAAAATCCTGTATAGAAACAGGATTAAACATGGAGAATCTTATATCAGAAATTAGTTTTTTATTTTAGATTGATACGGTTTTATTTGACCGCGAATCTCTCCGTCCGGATTTTGCACGGTATGAGCATTGACATATGTTCTTCCATCTCTAATAAGCTTTATTAATGCCGAAAGCGGCTTTCCGCTAAGGGGCCCTACGAGATCATTCTTGGTAATGGTACCTTCGATGACACCTTGAGTTACACTGATACTAGGATCAACCGGACCGAAGAGAAAAACAACTACAGGACCATTCTCCCCTCTTTCACCGATATGAATATGTGCCTGAGTAAAATTGCGAAGATTATTTACCTCTAATTGATATCGAATGCTTTTTTCATCGCTGCTTATTTGAAACTGTGCAAATCCGCTTGCATTGGTACGAACTGGCGGAACCTCTTCTGAACCCCTTAACCTTGCAATAAAAAAGTCACTCTTATGATGATGTTTATTCATTTTTTCACCCTCCTAACACTTTTGGCATAATATAAAGTATTTTGCAGAAGGATGAATTGCTTGTACTAACATCTAATGTGTATTAAAAATGGTTTATTGACAGTCAGGGCACGTTCCGTATACTTCAAATTTATGCCCGCTGATTTCGTATCCTTTAAAATTTTCATTTACGGCATCCATCGGACAAGCATCAATTTCCTTTGTTCTGCCGCAAGCGAGACAGATGAAGTGATGATGGTGATGGCTGAATGAACACACAAATCGAAACAGCTTTTCACCGGAAAGCTCAGTCGTTTCTAAAATCCCCAAATCAGCATAAAGCGAAAGGTTTCTATAAATGGTATCAAAACTAAGTCCGGGATAGTCAACACTAAGATCTGAAAGCACATCCTTGGCTGATAAATATTTATCGGAACGGGCAAACAACTGCAGCATGTCTTCTCTTTTACTTGTATATTTGTATCCATTTTCCTTCAATAAATCAAGCGCCTCTTGAACGTTCATGTAGAAATCTCCTTTTAAATTTGTTCAAGCCCAGTGTCAGCAATAGAATGATAACAGAAGTCACTACGACGGTTCCTCCTGGTGCAAGATCCAGCTGAAAACCTGATATTAATCCAATGATAACAGATATTTCTCCAAATAGAACAGAATAAAAGATCGCCTGCTTAAATCCTTTTGCGATCCTGATACTAGCCGCAACAGGTAATGTCATTAGAGAAGAGACAAGCAAAATGCCGACAATTCTCATCGACGCAGCAATAACCAAGGCAACGATTACGATAAAAATAAAATGAAGCCATTTTGCCGGTATACCAGATGAGCGAGCATGTTCTTCGTCAAAAGAAAGCATGAACAACTCTTTGTAAAGAGCAAAAACCAAGAGCAGAACAATAACCGTTACACCTACGATAATAAAAAGATCCGTTCTTGAGACTGCGCTGACGCTTCCAAATAAATAACTGAACAAATCGGTATTAAAACCGTCTGCAAGAGAAATAAAAATGACAGAAACGCCAATACCTCCGGAAAGAATGATCGGAATGGACAGCTCCTGAAAATGCTTGTATACACTTCTAAGCCTTTCTATGAGGAGTGACCCGAATATAGAAAAAAACATTCCCAAATACAAAGGGCTTACGCCAGCCATAAACGCAAAGCGCTTTTCAAGATAAAGGCTTGCTGCAATGCCTGCCAAGGTCACATGGCTTAGTGCATCAGCAATTAAAGACATTCTTCGGACAACAATAAATACACCGAGTATAGGGGCAATAAGTCCGATTAGCAGACCTGAAATAAGTGCATTTTGTAAAAAATCATATTGAAAAAAAGGTGCTAGCATTATAGGTACCCTCCGTGATGATCATGGCTGATCGTTTGTACATCATGACCGTAAAAAGATGACAACGTACGATCTGATACCGATTCAAATTGTGAGGGGCTGCCATGAAAATGCAGCGTCTTATTTAAGCAGGCGACGTGTGTAACTTTATCGGAGATTGTACCTACATCATGTGTGACAAGTATCAGTGTCATGCCTCGTTCTTTATTTAATTTTTGAAGAAGGTGATAAAAACCTTCTACGTTTTTTTGATCCACACCGACTGTGGGTTCGTCAAGAATCAATAGCTTCGGATCGCTGACAAGAGCTCTGGCAATAAACGTCCGTTGCTGCTGCCCACCAGATAGCTCGCCAATGTTGCGATGTGTAAGAGAAGTAATTCCTACAGCTTCTATTGCATCTTCAACCGCACGCTTGCTTTTTTTATCCATTTTCTTAAAAAGCCCGAGCCGCGCTGTTAATCCACTCGCGACGACTTCAAATACGGAGGCGGGAAACCCTGTATTGAAGCTGTTTGCTTTTTGCGAAACGAACCCGATTTGTCCCCAATTTTTATACTTTTTATAGGATTCGCCAAACAGCTTTAACTCACCCGATTGTGGCTTTATTAAACCAAGAATGCACTTTAACAGAGTTGTTTTCCCCGATCCGTTCGGGCCGACCAAGCCGAGAAAAGTTCCTTCTTCTATTGTAAATGTGATATCCTCAATTGCATTTTCGTGCTCATAAGCGTAAGAAACATGCTTCAATTCAAGTGCTGGAGATACCATCTTGCTTCTCACCTTCAATTTATTTTTCTGAACCATTACGATTTACAATCAAAAAGAAAATGGCTGCTATTATAGCAAACCACTTCAAACCAGTTCGATCATAAATTATACCGTTTATCAGATAAAAAGTAAAATATATCGTTTAATGAATAGCAGTTTTGAATTTTCCTCCTCTTGTTTCATGAGTGTTCATAATTGTAATAAATGCCTGTTCATCAATTTCGAACACGATTGATTTTAGCTTTGTTATTTCTAAACGTGTGACTACCGCATAGATCACTTCTGTCTCGAGATCTGAATAGCCGCCTTTTCCTTTCAGCTTTGTTGTGCCGCGGCCCAATCGGTCCAATATAGCATCAGATATTTCCTCATAGTTATCGGATACGATAATGACCGCTTTCGTTTCATCCAGCCCCTGGATCACAACATCAATTGTTTTAAAAGCAATGAAATAGGTCATTACCGAATACATGGCTTGCTCCGGACCGAATACAAAGCCCGCCCAAGTAAAAATAAAAACGTTAAAAAACATGACAAACTCACCAACTGAAAACGGGAGCTTTTTTGTAAAAAGGATACCGAGAATTTCTGATCCGTCCATGGAACCTCCGTTTCGAATCACTATCCCGACGCCTAATCCGAGGAGCAGTCCGCCAAATACCGTCGCTAGAACCGGCTCTGTGGTGAAGGCATGAATGTGATGAAGAGAGCTCTCTACGACGGACAACCCTACAATCCCAATGATCGTAGAGACCAGAAAGGTTTTCCCGATGTGCTTGTAGCCAAATAGCATAAATGGTGCATTCAGGACAACGACAAGGACGGCGAAGTTGATAAAAGGATTGTCTTTAAATATGTAATCCAAAATAAGAGAAATACCTATAATTCCGCCATCAATAATATTATTTGGAACTAAGAACAATTCAATGCTCACCGCAGCACATGCTGCTCCAATTAATATCATAAATAGCCGAAAGATAAATCGGGTTTTTGATTCTTTTTTATGCTGTTTTTTTGGTGCTGACATACTTTCTCCTTTCTTTCATAACGAACTGGTTTTTTCCTACTACTATCATACCATTAAATACAATGTTGACTAAATTTAACTCCAATTGAATGAAAAAATTGGAACGATATGAGTCATTCACCCATACAATTAGATTTGAGGGGAGGAACGAACGTTGTATTTCATGCAAAAGATTATTTTACAGAGGTTAAATCGAGCAACAGCAAAGGATATTCTCAGCTATGCCAATCAGTATGGAATTTCGTTAACTGCCAAACAGGCTGCTGATGTTGCGGCTCTGTTACACGGAAAAAATGTCAATATTTTCGATGAAAAGGAAAGAGCAAGCCTGATTACAAAAGTAGAGAGCATTACATCCAAGAGCACTGCCAAAAAGGTGAATGAATTATTAAACCAATTTATCAGGTGAAAAAGAAACTTCTCGTACCCTTTGATACGAGAAGTTTCTCATTTTCATTACTGGGCTAAAATCTTTTCAAGTACGCTCTCTTCAAACTGCCGATTCCGGAGCATATCGATTTCAAATTTGTAAGGAGGTTTTTTGTTCTTCTTATCCTCTCCAACGTATGGGGTTTCAAGAATCTTCGGAATGTCTTGCAGCTGATCATGATGAACTATATAATTGAGAGCTTTAAAACCGATATGGCCAAAGCCAATATTTTCATGACGATCCTTTCTTGCTCCGCATACATTTTTGCTGTCATTAATATGAAGAACCTTAAGCCTGTCCAGCCCGATAATTTTATCAAATTCATTTAAAGTCCCATCGAAATCTTCGACGATATTATAGCCTGCATCATGCGTATGACACGTATCGAAGCAAACAGAGAGATGCTCATTGTGGGTCACACCGCTGATAATCTCCG
This window of the Bacillus gobiensis genome carries:
- a CDS encoding metal ABC transporter ATP-binding protein, producing MVSPALELKHVSYAYEHENAIEDITFTIEEGTFLGLVGPNGSGKTTLLKCILGLIKPQSGELKLFGESYKKYKNWGQIGFVSQKANSFNTGFPASVFEVVASGLTARLGLFKKMDKKSKRAVEDAIEAVGITSLTHRNIGELSGGQQQRTFIARALVSDPKLLILDEPTVGVDQKNVEGFYHLLQKLNKERGMTLILVTHDVGTISDKVTHVACLNKTLHFHGSPSQFESVSDRTLSSFYGHDVQTISHDHHGGYL
- a CDS encoding DUF2624 domain-containing protein; the protein is MQKIILQRLNRATAKDILSYANQYGISLTAKQAADVAALLHGKNVNIFDEKERASLITKVESITSKSTAKKVNELLNQFIR
- a CDS encoding YitT family protein; this translates as MSAPKKQHKKESKTRFIFRLFMILIGAACAAVSIELFLVPNNIIDGGIIGISLILDYIFKDNPFINFAVLVVVLNAPFMLFGYKHIGKTFLVSTIIGIVGLSVVESSLHHIHAFTTEPVLATVFGGLLLGLGVGIVIRNGGSMDGSEILGILFTKKLPFSVGEFVMFFNVFIFTWAGFVFGPEQAMYSVMTYFIAFKTIDVVIQGLDETKAVIIVSDNYEEISDAILDRLGRGTTKLKGKGGYSDLETEVIYAVVTRLEITKLKSIVFEIDEQAFITIMNTHETRGGKFKTAIH
- a CDS encoding LysM peptidoglycan-binding domain-containing protein encodes the protein MKRFIIVVSLVFLSFIVYYDLSWGTNPIPQEKQQEEPKIQPVSSQAEEGSVFQAHTVKKGETVFSIVDQKSGGSPPISAEQIVEDFERLNPETKANLIQSGKVYKFPVYNKSS
- a CDS encoding metal ABC transporter permease, encoding MLAPFFQYDFLQNALISGLLIGLIAPILGVFIVVRRMSLIADALSHVTLAGIAASLYLEKRFAFMAGVSPLYLGMFFSIFGSLLIERLRSVYKHFQELSIPIILSGGIGVSVIFISLADGFNTDLFSYLFGSVSAVSRTDLFIIVGVTVIVLLLVFALYKELFMLSFDEEHARSSGIPAKWLHFIFIVIVALVIAASMRIVGILLVSSLMTLPVAASIRIAKGFKQAIFYSVLFGEISVIIGLISGFQLDLAPGGTVVVTSVIILLLTLGLNKFKRRFLHERSRGA
- a CDS encoding DUF4190 domain-containing protein, translated to MDQEKNHNRFENRDEPDVNRRNFDEETAAELTEPYRAKNDSDRRNDVEDANRDNAGWIGYAALAISIISLFIFPVLLGIVGIIVGFIARRRGAGALGAWAIGIGVVSLLIGIFITPFF
- a CDS encoding DUF1189 domain-containing protein — its product is MRIFRQFFKSIYSPQAIARTRFQKIGIAILYVFLLSFLAALPSAFNMGTTIYQASYDFKDILERDIPDFSIKDGQLSTAEKAPVEGQAGQFMVVLDPASAYDTEQIEAKQNAAAFLKDKFVIATDGQAMEFEYTMFPSDISKNEILDLSGQLQSFFVPVLIVLIFFFSAASKFIEVSLLAVLGILIKNMQGKSSMLPYKQLWTMAAYSATLATVFFAIMTALHTEVPSPMLLNWFVHFMILFLAVKEIPTKRT
- the ispG gene encoding flavodoxin-dependent (E)-4-hydroxy-3-methylbut-2-enyl-diphosphate synthase: MKVSEITHRTKTRPVKVGPLTIGGSNELFIQSMTTTKTHDVEATVAEINRLAEAGCQIVRVACPDERAADAIAEIKKRITIPLVVDIHFDYKLALKAIEGGADKIRINPGNIGRREKVEAVVKAAKEKGIPIRIGVNAGSLEKRILDKYGYPTADGMVESALHHIKILEDLDFHDIIVSMKASDVQLAIEAYRKASEAFDYPLHLGITESGTLFAGTVKSSAGLGAILSLGIGNTLRISLSADPVEEVKVARELLKSFGLASNAATLISCPTCGRIEIDLISIANEVEEYISKIKAPIKVAVLGCAVNGPGEAREADIGIAGARGEGLLFRKGKTVRKVPEETMVEELKKEIDKLAEEHYAKEAAEKEKIKA
- a CDS encoding CHRD domain-containing protein, which produces MNKHHHKSDFFIARLRGSEEVPPVRTNASGFAQFQISSDEKSIRYQLEVNNLRNFTQAHIHIGERGENGPVVVFLFGPVDPSISVTQGVIEGTITKNDLVGPLSGKPLSALIKLIRDGRTYVNAHTVQNPDGEIRGQIKPYQSKIKN
- a CDS encoding Fur family transcriptional regulator, encoding MNVQEALDLLKENGYKYTSKREDMLQLFARSDKYLSAKDVLSDLSVDYPGLSFDTIYRNLSLYADLGILETTELSGEKLFRFVCSFSHHHHHFICLACGRTKEIDACPMDAVNENFKGYEISGHKFEVYGTCPDCQ
- the sodA gene encoding superoxide dismutase SodA, which gives rise to MAFELPELPYAYDALEPHIDKETMNIHHTKHHNTYVTKLNDAVAGKSDLESKSVEDLVANLDAVPEDIRTAVRNNGGGHANHSFFWKTLSPDGGGTPTGELADAISAEFGSFDKFKEDFAAAAAGRFGSGWAWLVLNNGKLEITSTPNQDSPLSEGKTPILGLDVWEHAYYLKYQNKRPDYIAAFWNVVNWSAVNDLYTAAK